The following are encoded in a window of Solidesulfovibrio magneticus RS-1 genomic DNA:
- a CDS encoding TolC family protein, with protein sequence MTAAAKRPHLLLVMGFILSVFTAGSAFAQNGSGSNDRVAKRYAIQQTQDGYGPPPITDPSLETKVEKIPLPDFVKEKQTDPAAPKAGGAAQAGDGQSFDMQQSAQRGLDANPQMQSARAQLTGSEDLRRQALANFGPVGTVSYSFQRVDAQVVGSTSLNIPANQIINATQGTNLSTTRTSSTRVGTWQNTYQLQLVATQPLFTGFKLLSSYQKAALTKEQAQANIKYTELTLVKAVQQAFLTLLQARANVQSNKDSVARLESQYKVAQAYYDVGLKPRLDVLQAESDLAQAEQDLLKAENNVLVQIAQLNSLLNLPLNQQTNYLGELAYIPFAMNIEDCLDLAYKQRPDLYMAVKSVQIAERDAKIAASPLYPQVQAQAIYQREGNTLDLDVRDNSGGTTPETTSFSITASLQAWDWGSTFFGFQAARENVKKLQADLAKLRLDIGYQVKTFYLNIQDAAKRISVARTALEASKEGYRMAVARYQAQVGTSTDVLDAQARVSTAEYNLTQALTDYQSALADIYVAMGMKKLDLAAAQ encoded by the coding sequence ATGACCGCAGCTGCGAAACGGCCCCATCTTCTTCTGGTAATGGGCTTTATTCTTTCGGTATTTACGGCCGGATCGGCCTTTGCCCAGAATGGCTCGGGCAGCAACGACCGCGTGGCCAAACGCTACGCCATCCAACAGACCCAGGACGGCTACGGGCCGCCGCCCATCACCGACCCGTCGCTGGAAACCAAGGTCGAAAAGATTCCGCTGCCTGATTTCGTCAAGGAAAAGCAGACTGATCCGGCCGCCCCCAAGGCCGGCGGCGCGGCCCAGGCCGGCGACGGGCAGAGCTTCGACATGCAGCAAAGCGCCCAGCGTGGCCTGGACGCCAACCCGCAGATGCAGTCCGCCCGCGCCCAGCTGACCGGGTCGGAGGATCTGCGCCGCCAGGCCCTGGCCAACTTCGGCCCGGTGGGCACGGTGAGCTACTCCTTCCAGCGCGTGGACGCCCAGGTCGTGGGTTCGACCAGCCTCAACATCCCCGCCAACCAGATCATCAACGCCACCCAGGGCACGAACCTGTCCACCACCCGCACCTCGTCCACCCGGGTGGGCACCTGGCAGAACACCTACCAGCTGCAGCTGGTGGCCACCCAGCCGCTTTTCACCGGCTTCAAGCTCCTCAGTTCCTACCAGAAGGCCGCCCTGACCAAGGAGCAAGCCCAAGCCAACATCAAGTACACCGAGCTGACCCTGGTCAAGGCCGTGCAGCAGGCTTTCCTGACACTGCTGCAGGCCCGGGCCAACGTCCAGTCCAACAAGGACTCGGTGGCCCGTCTCGAATCCCAGTACAAGGTGGCCCAGGCCTACTACGATGTCGGCCTCAAGCCCCGTCTGGACGTCTTGCAGGCTGAATCCGACCTGGCCCAGGCCGAGCAGGACCTGCTCAAGGCCGAAAACAACGTCCTGGTGCAAATCGCCCAGCTCAATTCGCTGCTGAACCTGCCGCTGAACCAGCAGACCAACTACCTGGGCGAGCTGGCCTACATCCCCTTTGCCATGAACATCGAGGACTGCCTCGATCTGGCCTACAAACAGCGCCCGGACCTCTACATGGCCGTCAAATCGGTGCAGATCGCCGAGCGCGACGCCAAGATCGCGGCCAGCCCGCTGTATCCCCAGGTCCAGGCCCAGGCCATCTATCAGCGCGAGGGCAACACTCTTGATCTCGACGTGCGCGACAATTCCGGCGGCACTACCCCGGAAACGACGTCTTTCAGCATCACCGCCTCGCTGCAGGCCTGGGACTGGGGTTCGACCTTCTTCGGCTTCCAGGCGGCCCGGGAAAACGTGAAAAAGCTGCAGGCCGATCTGGCCAAGCTGCGCCTGGACATCGGCTATCAGGTCAAGACGTTCTATCTCAATATCCAGGACGCGGCCAAACGCATCTCGGTGGCCCGCACAGCCCTTGAGGCGTCCAAGGAAGGCTACCGCATGGCCGTGGCCCGCTACCAGGCCCAGGTCGGCACCAGCACCGACGTGCTCGACGCCCAGGCCCGGGTGAGCACCGCCGAGTACAACCTGACCCAGGCGCTGACCGACTACCAAAGCGCCCTGGCCGACATCTACGTGGCCATGGGCATGAAGAAGCTCGATCTGGCCGCCGCCCAGTAG
- the dsrP gene encoding sulfate reduction electron transfer complex DsrMKJOP subunit DsrP, with amino-acid sequence MLEKALKGSPRYWGTLIALGLVMALGLGFWLYQLTFGMKITGLNRDVSWGFYIAQFTYLVGVAASAVMLVLPYYFHHYKEFSKMIILGEFLAIAAVVMCLGFIVVDIGQPQRMLNVLLNATPHSVLFWDMVVLNGYLFLNIIVGWTSLQYFKNDMTPPKWVKILAIVSVIWAFSIHTVTAFLYAGLPGRHYFLTAIMAARFLASAFCSGPAILLLLTLCLRRLTGFDPGQKAINRLAVIITYAMCVNIFFFLLEVFTSFYSNMPGHIAPFKYLFTGIDGHDMMVPFMWTAVVLGLGCLLFLIPTPIRQNPTALTIGLIMLVIASWIDKGLGLLIGGFTPNPFETVTVYSPTVPEIMISLMVFALGGIVLTVLWKIAIEVRSEVEGGNLSMVPPPAAE; translated from the coding sequence ATGCTGGAAAAAGCGCTCAAAGGAAGTCCCCGCTATTGGGGCACGCTGATCGCCCTTGGCCTGGTCATGGCGCTGGGTCTGGGCTTTTGGCTGTACCAGTTGACCTTCGGCATGAAGATCACGGGGCTCAACCGCGACGTGTCCTGGGGCTTTTACATCGCCCAGTTCACCTATCTGGTCGGCGTCGCCGCCTCGGCCGTCATGCTGGTCCTTCCCTACTACTTCCACCACTACAAGGAATTCTCCAAGATGATCATTCTTGGCGAATTCCTGGCCATCGCCGCCGTGGTCATGTGCCTGGGCTTCATCGTGGTCGACATTGGTCAGCCCCAGCGCATGCTCAACGTGCTGCTAAACGCCACGCCCCACTCGGTCCTGTTCTGGGACATGGTCGTCCTTAACGGCTACCTGTTCCTCAACATCATCGTGGGCTGGACGAGCCTGCAGTACTTCAAAAACGACATGACCCCGCCCAAGTGGGTCAAGATCCTGGCCATCGTGTCGGTCATCTGGGCGTTTTCCATCCACACCGTCACGGCCTTCCTGTACGCCGGCCTACCCGGGCGCCACTACTTCCTGACGGCCATCATGGCCGCCCGGTTCCTGGCCTCGGCCTTCTGCTCCGGTCCGGCCATCCTGCTGCTGCTGACGCTGTGCCTGCGCCGCCTGACCGGCTTCGATCCCGGCCAGAAAGCCATCAACCGCCTGGCCGTCATCATCACCTACGCCATGTGCGTGAACATCTTCTTCTTCCTGCTGGAAGTGTTCACCTCGTTTTACAGCAACATGCCGGGGCACATCGCGCCGTTTAAGTACCTGTTCACCGGCATCGACGGCCACGACATGATGGTGCCCTTCATGTGGACCGCCGTGGTCCTGGGCCTGGGCTGCCTGCTGTTCCTCATTCCCACGCCCATCCGCCAGAACCCCACGGCCCTGACCATCGGCCTTATCATGCTGGTCATCGCTTCCTGGATCGACAAGGGCCTGGGGCTTCTCATCGGCGGCTTCACGCCCAACCCCTTCGAGACCGTCACGGTCTATAGCCCGACCGTCCCGGAGATCATGATCTCGCTGATGGTCTTCGCGCTCGGCGGCATCGTGCTGACCGTGCTGTGGAAGATCGCCATCGAGGTGCGCAGTGAAGTCGAGGGCGGCAACCTGTCCATGGTGCCCCCGCCGGCCGCTGAATAA
- the dsrO gene encoding sulfate reduction electron transfer complex DsrMKJOP subunit DsrO, translating to MKSNRREFLKLAAVSAMGIGAARLGFLGDAPAFAESVPTVANFEEGLKAKHWGMAIFTAKMTPEMNAKCRKACHTEHNVPDIAGPKEIKWFWGANYEETFPTEHGHYLSEEIEHRQFPLLCNQCEAPMCVKVCPTQATFQRPDGIVMMDFHRCIGCRYCMAGCPFGARSFNFQDPRPFIKSFNPLFPTRMRGVVEKCNFCAERLAIGKLPVCVEAAEGALVFGDLSDEQSDIRKALREHFAIRRKPDAGTSPSVYYIL from the coding sequence ATGAAAAGCAACAGACGAGAGTTTCTGAAGCTGGCCGCCGTCTCCGCCATGGGGATCGGCGCCGCCCGGCTCGGTTTCCTCGGCGACGCCCCGGCGTTCGCCGAGAGCGTGCCCACGGTCGCCAACTTCGAAGAGGGCCTCAAGGCCAAACACTGGGGCATGGCGATTTTCACCGCCAAGATGACCCCCGAAATGAACGCCAAGTGCCGTAAGGCCTGCCATACCGAGCACAACGTGCCCGACATCGCCGGCCCCAAGGAAATCAAGTGGTTCTGGGGAGCAAACTACGAAGAAACCTTCCCCACCGAGCACGGCCACTACCTGTCCGAAGAGATCGAGCACCGGCAGTTTCCGCTTTTGTGCAACCAGTGCGAAGCCCCTATGTGCGTCAAGGTCTGCCCGACCCAGGCGACCTTCCAGCGCCCCGACGGCATCGTCATGATGGACTTCCACCGCTGCATCGGCTGCCGCTACTGCATGGCCGGTTGTCCGTTTGGCGCGCGCAGCTTCAACTTCCAGGACCCGCGCCCGTTTATCAAGAGCTTCAATCCGCTCTTCCCCACCCGGATGCGCGGCGTCGTGGAAAAATGCAACTTCTGCGCCGAGCGCCTGGCCATCGGCAAGCTGCCCGTGTGCGTGGAAGCGGCCGAGGGCGCGCTGGTCTTCGGCGACCTGTCCGACGAGCAGTCCGACATCCGCAAGGCGTTGCGCGAACACTTCGCCATCCGCCGCAAACCGGACGCCGGCACCTCGCCGAGCGTGTATTACATCCTGTGA
- the dsrJ gene encoding sulfate reduction electron transfer complex DsrMKJOP subunit DsrJ produces MYNAKYIIPGIIFFLALAFVPVVYNMGHKFEVTPELPKDQKDCVLPTQEMRDKHMQLLNEWRNEAVRDGNRIFVNAKGQKFAKSLTNTCMSCHPDKAKFCDRCHDTVGVAPYCWDCHNLTPDQKSPIPPVAQAATGGH; encoded by the coding sequence ATGTACAATGCCAAATATATCATACCAGGCATTATCTTCTTCCTGGCCCTCGCCTTCGTTCCCGTGGTCTACAACATGGGCCACAAGTTCGAAGTGACGCCGGAGCTGCCCAAGGATCAGAAGGACTGCGTGCTGCCGACCCAGGAAATGCGCGACAAGCACATGCAGCTGCTCAACGAATGGCGCAATGAAGCCGTTCGCGACGGCAACCGCATCTTCGTCAACGCCAAAGGTCAGAAGTTTGCCAAAAGCCTGACCAACACCTGCATGTCCTGCCACCCGGACAAGGCCAAGTTCTGTGACCGTTGCCACGACACGGTAGGCGTGGCCCCCTATTGCTGGGATTGCCACAACCTCACGCCGGACCAGAAGTCGCCCATCCCCCCCGTCGCGCAAGCGGCCACGGGCGGGCACTAG
- the dsrK gene encoding sulfate reduction electron transfer complex DsrMKJOP subunit DsrK, which yields MAKYPPPEELIKINYTTPVKSWMDTKTAFKPGNFSYPGKPDILKYLGMPNPREWTPTDDDWKLPPDWQRIVMEKFRSLLKKYRSFKIFMDICVRCGACADKCHFFIGGGDPKNMPVLRAELLRSIYRGEFSAAAKVLGKLAGARKLEEDVIKEWFLYFYQCTECRRCSLFCPYGIDTAEITMMARELLHEVGCNINWILEPAANCNRTGNHLGIQPHAYKDMMDFLCDDIEEITGKRIRPNVNKKGCEILFITPSGDIFADPGIYTYMGYLILFEHLGLDVTWSTYASEGGNFGLFTSDKMMKKLNAKMYAEAERLGAKWILGGECGHMWRVINQYMSTMNGPADFLETPVSPITGTKFDAAAGTKMLHIAEFTADLIKHGKLNLDPSRNDNFKTTFHDSCNPARGMGLFEEPRYVLKNVCRYFYEMPENTIREQTFCCGGGAGLNNEEFTETRLRGGLPRGNAVKYVRDRHGVNNLACVCAIDRATLPPLCDYWAPGVGVSGLHELVGNAIILDGEKKRTTDLRQNPLPGMEDEEE from the coding sequence ATGGCCAAGTATCCGCCACCGGAAGAACTGATCAAGATCAACTACACCACGCCGGTCAAGTCGTGGATGGACACCAAGACGGCTTTTAAACCGGGCAACTTCAGCTACCCGGGCAAGCCCGATATCCTCAAGTACCTGGGGATGCCCAACCCCCGCGAGTGGACGCCCACCGACGACGACTGGAAGCTGCCCCCCGACTGGCAGCGTATCGTCATGGAAAAGTTCCGCTCGCTGCTCAAGAAGTACCGCTCGTTTAAGATCTTCATGGACATCTGCGTGCGCTGCGGCGCCTGCGCCGACAAGTGCCACTTCTTCATCGGCGGCGGCGACCCCAAGAACATGCCGGTGCTGCGCGCGGAGCTTTTGCGCTCCATCTACCGCGGCGAGTTCTCGGCCGCGGCCAAGGTGCTCGGCAAGCTGGCCGGCGCCCGCAAGCTCGAAGAAGACGTCATCAAGGAATGGTTCCTGTACTTCTACCAGTGCACGGAATGCCGCCGGTGTTCGCTTTTCTGCCCCTACGGCATCGACACCGCCGAAATCACCATGATGGCCCGCGAGCTGCTCCATGAAGTGGGCTGCAACATCAACTGGATCCTCGAGCCGGCCGCCAACTGCAACCGCACCGGCAACCACCTCGGCATCCAGCCCCACGCCTACAAGGACATGATGGATTTCCTCTGTGACGACATCGAGGAAATCACCGGCAAGCGCATCCGGCCCAACGTGAACAAGAAGGGTTGCGAAATCCTTTTTATCACGCCGTCCGGCGACATCTTCGCCGACCCGGGCATCTACACCTACATGGGCTACCTGATCCTGTTCGAGCACCTCGGCCTTGACGTCACCTGGAGCACCTACGCTTCCGAGGGCGGCAACTTCGGCCTTTTTACCTCGGACAAGATGATGAAAAAGCTCAACGCCAAGATGTACGCCGAGGCCGAGCGCCTGGGCGCCAAATGGATTCTTGGCGGCGAGTGCGGCCACATGTGGCGCGTCATCAACCAGTACATGTCCACCATGAACGGCCCGGCCGACTTCCTGGAAACCCCGGTGTCCCCCATCACCGGCACCAAGTTCGACGCCGCCGCCGGCACCAAGATGCTCCACATCGCGGAGTTCACCGCCGACCTGATCAAGCACGGCAAGCTCAACCTTGATCCGTCGCGCAACGACAACTTCAAGACCACCTTCCACGACTCCTGCAACCCTGCCCGCGGCATGGGCCTTTTCGAAGAACCCCGCTACGTGCTCAAAAACGTCTGCCGGTACTTCTACGAAATGCCCGAAAACACCATCCGCGAGCAGACCTTCTGCTGCGGCGGCGGCGCGGGCCTCAACAACGAAGAGTTCACCGAGACGCGCCTGCGCGGCGGCCTGCCCCGGGGCAACGCGGTCAAGTATGTGCGCGATCGTCACGGCGTCAACAACCTGGCCTGCGTCTGCGCCATCGACCGCGCCACCCTGCCGCCCCTGTGCGACTACTGGGCTCCGGGCGTTGGCGTCTCCGGCCTGCATGAGTTGGTGGGCAACGCGATCATCCTCGACGGCGAGAAAAAGCGGACCACCGATCTCAGGCAAAACCCCCTGCCGGGGATGGAGGACGAGGAGGAATAA